AGGGTACTTAAAGACCATGACCAGAATCACCGCGGCCAGGATGAGACGGTAAATGGCGAAGGGGATAAAGGTGTGGTGTTGGAGGAAGCGCAGCAGGTACTTGATGGTAAGGTAGCTGGAGATCACCGCGGCTAAAAAGCCCAGGGTGGCAGGCAAAAGGGGAAGGGTCCCGGCGGGTTCGTTAATCCACTTGGGGAGGTGGTGAAGGCCGGCGCCGGCAATAATCGGGGTGGACATCAAAAAGGAGAAGCGGGCGGCGGAGCGGCGGTTGAAGCCCAAAAAGAGGCCCGTGGTCATAGTGATGCCGCTGCGGGAGACCCCGGGCATGATGGCGAAGGCCTGGGAGATGCCGATCAGAATAGAGTCCTTTAAGGTCATCCCGTCCAGGCGGCGGATATGCCGGGCCATGATCTCGCCCAGAATGAGGAGCAATCCCACGGCGCCCAGAAGGATGGCGATGCGGGTCGGCTCCCGGAAGATGGTCTCGGCCTGCTTTTCCAGGA
Above is a genomic segment from Desulfobaccales bacterium containing:
- the uppP gene encoding undecaprenyl-diphosphatase UppP; the encoded protein is MHPLIALLLGVVQGITEFLPISSSAHLALLERYLHVEAGGLGFDILLHVGTLFALVAYFYRDWLDMFHAFISPSRYNRPERKMLFFLIVSTIPGALAGLFLEKQAETIFREPTRIAILLGAVGLLLILGEIMARHIRRLDGMTLKDSILIGISQAFAIMPGVSRSGITMTTGLFLGFNRRSAARFSFLMSTPIIAGAGLHHLPKWINEPAGTLPLLPATLGFLAAVISSYLTIKYLLRFLQHHTFIPFAIYRLILAAVILVMVFKYPAS